Proteins found in one Paralichthys olivaceus isolate ysfri-2021 chromosome 19, ASM2471397v2, whole genome shotgun sequence genomic segment:
- the armt1 gene encoding damage-control phosphatase ARMT1 isoform X1 gives MAADQCVHGAPPSLSAKVVGSFAYLTIRDRLPTILTKVVDTIHRNKNKFFEEYGEEGILAEKQTIGLLSKLRNELQTDKPVLALTDSLQDAESWNQYLQRHQGPQGDPESVSWFQSPWLYVECYMYRRIQEALWLNPPISDYDVFNEAKTQSYFESQQAVMALCTYWESVKKSMEELSKNQLLDNFNKLLKVSLWGNKCDLSISAGQNNSQKTSPLDSLSSLQPFILVDDSSMVWLSLISAQRPGLSGKITAGRVDIVLDNAGFELVTDLVLADFLVSSGLAREIHFHGKCFPWFVSDVTAKDFQWTIQQTMAANHMWMSKSGVQWQSYMKEGVWSYHDHPFWTQPHEFCDMAADAPDLYATLQGADLVLFKGDLNYRKLTGDRDWNYTVGFKTALQGFEPAPLCSLRTLKANVQVGLQPGQGEKLTSQEPDWMTCGKYAVIQFHSPKSEQ, from the exons GTCATTTGCTTATTTGACCATAAGAGACAGGCTGCCCACCATCCTGACTAAAGTTGTAGACACGATACATCGCAACAAAAACAAGTTCTTTGAAGAATATGGAGAA GAGGGCATCCTGGCAGAGAAGCAAACGATCGGTCTTCTGTCCAAGCTGAGGAACGAGCTTCAAACCGACAAGCCAGTGTTGGCATTGACAGACAGCCTGCAGGACGCAGAGTCCTGGAACCAGTACCTGCAGAGACACCAGGGGCCGCAGGGGGACCCGGAGTCCGTCAGCTGGTTCCAGTCTCCATGGCTTTATGTGGAGTGCTACATGTACCGGAGGATACAGGAGGCCCTCTGGCTCAA TCCTCCCATCAGTGACTACGATGTCTTCAATGAGGCAAAGACTCAGAGCTATTTTGAGTCGCAGCAGGCAGTAATGGCCTTGTGTACATACTGGGAGAGTGTCAAAAAGAGCATGGAAGAGCTGTCTAAGAATCAGCTGCTTGACAATTTCAACAAACTACTGAAG GTTTCTCTGTGGGGAAACAAATGTGACCTGTCCATCTCTGCAGGCCAAAATAACTCACAGAAGACCAGTCCATTAGATTCCCTCAGCAGCCTACAACCATTCATCTTGGTGGACGACTCCAGCATGGTATGGTTGAGTCTTATTTCTGCCCAAAGACCAGGACTGTCAGGAAAAATCACTGCAGGCAGAGTGGACATTGTACTAGACAATGCTGGCTTTGAGTTAGTCACCGACTTGGTCTTAGCAGATTTCCTGGTTTCCTCCGGCCTCGCACGGGAGATCCATTTCCACGGCAAATGTTTCCCGTGGTTTGTCTCTGACGTCACAGCTAAGGATTTTCAGTGGACCATCCAGCAGACCATGGCAGCCAATCACATGTGGATGTCCAAGAGTGGTGTACAGTGGCAGAGCTACATGAAGGAGGGTGTGTGGTCCTACCATGACCATCCTTTCTGGACACAGCCCCATGAGTTCTGCGACATGGCTGCTGATGCTCCTGACTTGTATGCGACCCTGCAGGGGGCAGACCTGGTGCTGTTTAAAGGTGATCTGAACTACAGGAAGCTGACGGGGGACAGGGACTGGAACTACACTGTGGGCTTCAAAACCGCACTCCAAGGTTTTGAGCCCGCGCCACTTTGTAGCCTGAGGACTCTCAAAGCTAACGTCCAGGTCGGTCTGCAGCCAGGCCAAGGGGAAAAGCTCACCTCTCAAGAACCAGACTGGATGACTTGTGGGAAGTACGCTGTCATTCAGTTCCACAGCCCAAAGTCAGAACAGTAA
- the armt1 gene encoding damage-control phosphatase ARMT1 isoform X2, giving the protein MYRRIQEALWLNPPISDYDVFNEAKTQSYFESQQAVMALCTYWESVKKSMEELSKNQLLDNFNKLLKVSLWGNKCDLSISAGQNNSQKTSPLDSLSSLQPFILVDDSSMVWLSLISAQRPGLSGKITAGRVDIVLDNAGFELVTDLVLADFLVSSGLAREIHFHGKCFPWFVSDVTAKDFQWTIQQTMAANHMWMSKSGVQWQSYMKEGVWSYHDHPFWTQPHEFCDMAADAPDLYATLQGADLVLFKGDLNYRKLTGDRDWNYTVGFKTALQGFEPAPLCSLRTLKANVQVGLQPGQGEKLTSQEPDWMTCGKYAVIQFHSPKSEQ; this is encoded by the exons ATGTACCGGAGGATACAGGAGGCCCTCTGGCTCAA TCCTCCCATCAGTGACTACGATGTCTTCAATGAGGCAAAGACTCAGAGCTATTTTGAGTCGCAGCAGGCAGTAATGGCCTTGTGTACATACTGGGAGAGTGTCAAAAAGAGCATGGAAGAGCTGTCTAAGAATCAGCTGCTTGACAATTTCAACAAACTACTGAAG GTTTCTCTGTGGGGAAACAAATGTGACCTGTCCATCTCTGCAGGCCAAAATAACTCACAGAAGACCAGTCCATTAGATTCCCTCAGCAGCCTACAACCATTCATCTTGGTGGACGACTCCAGCATGGTATGGTTGAGTCTTATTTCTGCCCAAAGACCAGGACTGTCAGGAAAAATCACTGCAGGCAGAGTGGACATTGTACTAGACAATGCTGGCTTTGAGTTAGTCACCGACTTGGTCTTAGCAGATTTCCTGGTTTCCTCCGGCCTCGCACGGGAGATCCATTTCCACGGCAAATGTTTCCCGTGGTTTGTCTCTGACGTCACAGCTAAGGATTTTCAGTGGACCATCCAGCAGACCATGGCAGCCAATCACATGTGGATGTCCAAGAGTGGTGTACAGTGGCAGAGCTACATGAAGGAGGGTGTGTGGTCCTACCATGACCATCCTTTCTGGACACAGCCCCATGAGTTCTGCGACATGGCTGCTGATGCTCCTGACTTGTATGCGACCCTGCAGGGGGCAGACCTGGTGCTGTTTAAAGGTGATCTGAACTACAGGAAGCTGACGGGGGACAGGGACTGGAACTACACTGTGGGCTTCAAAACCGCACTCCAAGGTTTTGAGCCCGCGCCACTTTGTAGCCTGAGGACTCTCAAAGCTAACGTCCAGGTCGGTCTGCAGCCAGGCCAAGGGGAAAAGCTCACCTCTCAAGAACCAGACTGGATGACTTGTGGGAAGTACGCTGTCATTCAGTTCCACAGCCCAAAGTCAGAACAGTAA
- the esr1 gene encoding LOW QUALITY PROTEIN: estrogen receptor (The sequence of the model RefSeq protein was modified relative to this genomic sequence to represent the inferred CDS: deleted 1 base in 1 codon), translating to MYPEESRGSGGAATVDFLEGTYDYAAPTPAQTPLYSHSTSGYYSAPLDAHGPPSDGSRHSLGSGPTSPHVYVPSSPRLSPFMHPPSHHYLETTATSVYRSSQQPVTREDHCGPRDESFSVGETGAAAGAEGFEMAKETRFCAVCSDYASGYHYGVWSCEGCKAFFKRSIQGRKSRGHNDYMCPATNQCTIDRNRRKSCQACRLRKCYEVGMMKGGVRKDRSHVLRRDKRRAGTNDRDKASKDQDHKTVPLQDGRKGSSSTAGGKSSVTAMLPDQVLVLLQGAEPPILCSRQKLNQPYTEVTMMTLLTSMADRELVHMIAWAKKLPGFLQLSLHDQVQLLESSWLEVLMIGLIWRSIHCPGKLIFAQDLILDRNEGNCVEGMAEIFDMLLATASRFRMLKLKSEEFFCLKAIILLNSGSFSFCTGTMEPLHNTAAVQDMLETITDALIHHISQSGCPVQQQWRRQAQLLLLLSHIRHMSNKGMEHLYSMKCKNKVPLYDLLLEMLDAHCLHRPARPAQSWLQADREPLPPATTTTAAASSSAGAVHLQPVQDTEEARRVRAEPPQVRASCSTEGLAPTAPTSYEAERRSYG from the exons ATGTACCCAGAGGAGAGCCGGGGGTCCGGAGGGGCAGCCACTGTGGACTTCCTGGAAGGGACGTACGACTATGCAGCTCCCACCCCTGCCCAGACTCCCCTCTACAGCCACTCCACCTCTGGCTACTACTCTGCTCCTCTGGATGCCCACGGACCACCCTCTGATGGGAGCCGTCATTCGCTGGGCAGTGGGCCTACCAGTCCTCATGTGTACGTGCCCTCCAGCCCTCGACTCAGCCCCTTTATGCACCCGCCCAGCCACCACTATCTGGAAACCACAGCTACATCTGTGTACAG GTCCAGTCAGCAGCCAGTAACCAGAGAGGACCACTGTGGCCCCAGGGACGAGTCCTTCAGTGTGGGGGAGAcaggtgctgcagctggagctgaGGGATTTGAGATGGCTAAAGAGACACGTTTCTGTGCCGTGTGCAGCGACTACGCCTCCGGGTACCACTATGGGGTGTGGTCCTGTGAGGGCTGCAAGGCCTTCTTCAAGAGGAGCATCCAGGGTAGGAAGAGCAGAG GTCACAATGACTACATGTGCCCGGCAACCAATCAGTGCACTATTGACAGGAATCGGAGGAAGAGCTGCCAGGCCTGCCGTCTCAGGAAGTGTTATGAAGTTGGCATGATGAAAGGAG GTGTGCGTAAGGACCGCAGCCATGTCTTACGACGTGACAAACGACGAGCTGGGACTAATGACAGAGATAAGGCCTCTAAGGACCAGGACCACAAAACAGTGCCCCTCCAGGATGGGAGGAAAGGCAGCAGTAGTACTGCAGGAGGAAAATCATCTGTCACGGCGATGCTGCCTGACCAG GTGCTCGTCCTGCTCCAAGGGGCCGAACCCCCCATACTGTGCTCGCGTCAGAAGCTGAACCAACCCTACACTGAGGTCACCATGATGACCCTGCTCACCAGCATGGCCGACAGGGAGCTGGTCCACATGATCGCCTGGGCCAAAAAGCTTCCAG GTTTCCTGCAGCTTTCTCTTCATGACCAGGTTCAGCTGCTGGAGAGCTCGTGGTTGGAGGTGCTGATGATCGGCCTCATCTGGAGATCCATCCACTGCCCTGGCAAACTCATCTTCGCTCAGGACCTCATACTGGACAG GAACGAAGGGAACTGTGTGGAGGGCATGGCTGAGATCTTCGACATGCTGCTGGCCACCGCGTCCCGCTTCCGGATGCTCAAACTCAAATCTGAAGAGTTCTTCTGTCTCAAAGCGATCATCCTTCTCAACTCGG gctctttctctttctgcacCGGCACCATGGAGCCTCTGCACAACACCGCAGCCGTACAGGACATGCTGGAGACTATCACTGACGCTCTCATACATCACATCAGCCAATCAGGATGCCCGGTTCAGCAGCAGTGGAGACGGCAGGcccagctgctcctgctgctctcccACATCAGACACATGAG CAACAAAGGCATGGAGCACCTCTACAGCATGAAGTGCAAGAACAAAGTGCCTCTGTACgacctgctgctggagatgCTGGACGCTCACTGCCTCCACCGCCCCGCCAGACCAGCTCAGTCCTGGCTCCAGGCGGACAGAGAG CCTCTGCCGccggcaacaacaacaacagcagcagcatcatcatcagcgGGGGCGGTTCATCTTCAGCCAGTTCAGGACACCGAGGAAGCCAGGAGAGTCCGAGCAGAGCCACCACAGGTCCGAGCGTCCTGCAGCACGGAGGGTCTCGCCCCGACTGCACCCACATCCTATGAGGCAGAGCGCCGTTCATATGGGTGA